A single genomic interval of Colius striatus isolate bColStr4 chromosome 9, bColStr4.1.hap1, whole genome shotgun sequence harbors:
- the S100B gene encoding protein S100-B → MSELEKAMITIIDAFHQYSGKEGDKHKLKKSELKELINNELTHFLGEIKDQETVDKVMEALDSDGDAECDFQEFVAFIAMVTAACHEFFEHE, encoded by the exons ATGTCTGAGCTAGAGAAGGCCATGATCACCATCATTGATGCCTTCCATCAGTActcagggaaggagggagacaAGCACAAGCTGAAGAAATCTGAACTGAAGGAGCTCATTAACAATGAGTTGACCCATTTCCTTGGT GAGATCAAAGACCAGGAGACTGTGGACAAAGTCATGGAGGCGCTGGACAGCGATGGGGATGCAGAGTGCGACTTTCAGGAGTTTGTGGCCTTCATCGCGATGGTCACTGCTGCTTGCCATGAGTTCTTTGAGCATGAGTGA